From Hydra vulgaris chromosome 15, alternate assembly HydraT2T_AEP, one genomic window encodes:
- the LOC136091470 gene encoding uncharacterized protein LOC136091470, whose product MEGEVSGKKFSPEQVHLLIRKELQVSENVATQQIRSLFSRWSRLKKDKRLNEPIDVGSTNADNEEEEETADQDLKELENEEFEKEFISIAIDLFSAWHENDWIVVIYMGKWYPGIINEVLHFHSMFKKMFFI is encoded by the exons ATGGAAGGTGAAGTATCTGGAAAAAAGTTTAGCCCAGAGCAGGTGCACCTTTTGATAAGAAAAGAGCTTCAAGTCTCAGAAAACGTAGCAACTCAGCAAATAAGATCACTATTTTCACGTTGGAGCAGgctaaaaaaagacaaaagattAAATGAACCAATTGATGTTGGTAGTACTAATGCGGATAACGAAGAAGAAGAAGAGACAGCAGATCaag ATctaaaagaattagaaaatgAAGAATTTGAAAAGGAATTTATAAGCATTGCCATTGATTTATTTAGTGCATGGCATGAAAACGATTGgattgttgttatttatatgGGCAAGTGGTATCCTGGGATTATAAATGAGGTACTTCATTTTcattcaatgtttaaaaaaatgtttttcatttaa